The nucleotide sequence GCTCAAGGCAGGGACCGAGAGGACCGACCCGGGCGCGCACAGCGTGGCGTCGCACAGCTCGAAGAGCGCGTCGCCCCAGGCCGTGAAGGTTCCGTAGAGCTCATGGCGGAACGAGACCAACGCGTCGTGCCCGGCGTGTGGGGTGCGTGGCATATCCTAGAGTGTGTCTACTCTCGGACTCGGAGTGGTGGATGCTGCACTTTGAGAAGATGGTGGCGATGCCACCCACGAGCGCCGACAAGCAGCTTGCCCGGGTGCAGAAGCGTTACGACGCCCTGATCGCCCAGGTCGGCGAGGTCGGGTACATCGCGTCGGGCAGTCTCGCTCCTCGCTTCAACCGCTGCGGGAAGGCCAACTGCCGCTGCCACGCAGATCCACCACAGCTGCACGGGCCGTACTGGCACTGGACGGCCAA is from Acidimicrobiales bacterium and encodes:
- a CDS encoding DUF6788 family protein, yielding MLHFEKMVAMPPTSADKQLARVQKRYDALIAQVGEVGYIASGSLAPRFNRCGKANCRCHADPPQLHGPYWHWTA